A single window of Helicobacter macacae MIT 99-5501 DNA harbors:
- the petA gene encoding ubiquinol-cytochrome c reductase iron-sulfur subunit codes for MAEVKRRDFLGMALGGVTAVGAVASLIAVKKTWDPLPSVVSAGVTTVDVAELKEGDFSRVEWRGKPVFIIRKDAQDGFDAKRNFKIGDAVYTLGLQICTHLGCIPFYKSDEKSFLCPCHGGRFTLDGINVEGTPPPRPFDVPPFKVEGTVLTLGVSGPEYEAMLKA; via the coding sequence ATGGCTGAAGTAAAAAGACGCGATTTCTTGGGTATGGCACTAGGCGGCGTTACCGCTGTGGGTGCTGTGGCTTCACTAATCGCTGTGAAAAAGACTTGGGACCCTCTCCCAAGCGTTGTTTCTGCTGGTGTAACCACCGTAGATGTGGCAGAACTAAAAGAGGGGGATTTTTCTCGCGTTGAGTGGCGTGGTAAGCCTGTGTTTATCATTAGAAAAGACGCTCAAGATGGCTTTGATGCGAAGCGAAACTTCAAAATAGGCGATGCTGTGTATACGCTTGGTTTGCAGATTTGCACTCATTTGGGTTGCATACCATTCTACAAAAGCGATGAAAAAAGCTTCCTTTGTCCCTGCCACGGCGGACGATTCACGCTAGATGGCATAAATGTCGAGGGCACTCCACCACCTAGACCATTTGATGTTCCGCCATTTAAAGTAGAAGGCACAGTGCTTACGCTTGGTGTTTCTGGACCCGAGTATGAAGCTATGCTAAAAGCATAA
- a CDS encoding BspA family leucine-rich repeat surface protein: protein MLYKNQKHTKQECQQYKPNKPASLVLSLEFLLGMSATLCKAIFVGLFGMAVIFGATGCALFQKDKAISEDIADDDSQSESTEDDDTELDISKLEIKSSAIPLPSGKRLADSRQIATDASDDGYDNCPNPKYFPKNLIALKKLIRDESINLGEIDTSKITDMKRLFFDTEEDENDPDTEYLIPLRYEFKGIECWDVSNVKDMSLMFKGLETFNEPLNNWDVSSVEVMIAMFAGAEAFNQPLDKWNVSRVRSMKGMFYGTKAFNQPLDMWNIRNVKNMNKMFEKTPAYKQNLDAWGDKLRPDAIMKDMFKDSALEKNPPKWLKK, encoded by the coding sequence ATGCTATACAAAAACCAAAAACACACAAAACAAGAATGCCAACAATATAAGCCTAATAAGCCTGCTTCTTTGGTATTGTCTTTGGAGTTTCTACTAGGAATGTCTGCCACATTGTGCAAAGCTATATTTGTAGGGCTTTTTGGAATGGCTGTGATATTTGGCGCGACAGGTTGCGCACTATTCCAAAAAGACAAAGCCATAAGCGAAGATATAGCAGATGATGACAGCCAAAGTGAGTCCACAGAAGACGATGATACAGAGCTAGATATATCAAAACTTGAGATTAAAAGCTCTGCAATACCACTTCCTAGCGGCAAACGATTAGCAGATTCTCGTCAAATAGCCACAGATGCAAGTGATGATGGATATGACAACTGCCCCAACCCTAAATACTTCCCCAAAAATCTAATCGCCCTAAAAAAGCTCATAAGAGATGAAAGTATAAATCTAGGCGAGATTGATACGAGCAAAATCACAGATATGAAGCGTTTGTTTTTTGACACAGAAGAAGACGAAAACGACCCAGATACCGAATACCTTATCCCACTTAGGTATGAGTTTAAGGGGATTGAGTGTTGGGATGTCAGCAATGTCAAGGATATGAGTCTAATGTTTAAGGGTTTGGAGACTTTTAATGAGCCACTAAATAATTGGGATGTCAGTAGTGTAGAGGTTATGATAGCTATGTTTGCAGGAGCAGAAGCCTTTAACCAACCGCTTGATAAATGGAATGTCAGCAGAGTTCGCTCAATGAAAGGAATGTTTTATGGTACAAAGGCGTTTAATCAGCCGCTTGATATGTGGAATATCCGCAATGTCAAAAATATGAATAAAATGTTTGAGAAAACTCCTGCCTATAAACAAAATTTGGACGCTTGGGGGGATAAGCTACGCCCCGATGCGATAATGAAAGATATGTTTAAAGATTCTGCCCTAGAGAAAAATCCACCAAAATGGCTCAAAAAATAG
- the prfA gene encoding peptide chain release factor 1, with protein MLLDKLKPIISRYEEISSKLADSASLSDVKLLTELSKEQSSIEEITQKAKQYISTLDSITQSKALLDDKELGELAKEELKSLEATKARLEDEIKILLIPKDPNGNKNVFLEIRAGTGGDEAGIFVGDLFKAYCRYADLRKWKVEIISSSENSVGGYKEIIALIKGEGVYSRLKYEGGTHRVQRVPETESQGRIHTSAVTIAIMPEVDDVEVSINPNDLKIDVFRSGGHGGQSVNTTDSAVRITHIPTGISVSMQDEKSQHKNKDKALKILKARIYEMELENKAKTEGANRKEQVGSGDRSERIRTYNYPQNRLTDHRINLTLYSLEEIMLSGNLDSIIDPLITHAQSEAMSASE; from the coding sequence ATGCTACTTGATAAGCTAAAGCCAATCATTTCTCGCTACGAGGAAATAAGCTCAAAACTAGCTGATTCTGCAAGCCTAAGTGATGTCAAACTACTAACCGAACTTAGCAAAGAGCAATCCTCCATAGAGGAAATCACTCAAAAAGCCAAACAATACATTTCTACGCTGGATTCCATCACGCAGAGCAAAGCCCTGCTAGATGACAAAGAGCTAGGCGAACTCGCAAAAGAGGAGCTAAAAAGCCTAGAAGCGACAAAAGCTAGGCTAGAAGATGAAATAAAGATTTTACTAATCCCCAAAGACCCCAATGGCAATAAAAATGTATTTTTAGAAATCCGCGCAGGGACAGGAGGTGATGAGGCGGGAATATTCGTGGGCGATTTATTCAAGGCGTATTGTCGCTATGCGGATTTGCGTAAATGGAAAGTTGAAATCATAAGCTCGAGCGAAAATAGCGTAGGAGGATATAAAGAAATCATCGCGCTAATAAAGGGCGAGGGCGTGTATTCGCGCCTAAAGTATGAGGGTGGCACACACCGCGTGCAGCGCGTCCCAGAGACAGAATCGCAAGGGCGCATTCACACTTCTGCCGTAACCATCGCCATAATGCCCGAAGTCGATGATGTGGAAGTGAGTATCAACCCAAATGACTTAAAAATCGATGTGTTTCGCAGTGGCGGACACGGCGGACAAAGTGTCAATACCACCGATTCAGCGGTGCGAATCACGCACATTCCAACGGGCATTTCAGTCTCTATGCAAGATGAAAAATCCCAGCACAAAAACAAAGACAAGGCATTAAAAATCCTCAAAGCGCGAATCTATGAAATGGAGTTAGAAAACAAAGCAAAGACAGAGGGTGCAAACCGCAAGGAGCAAGTCGGCAGTGGCGATAGGAGTGAGCGAATCCGCACTTATAACTACCCGCAAAATCGCCTAACCGACCATAGAATAAATCTCACGCTGTATAGCTTAGAGGAGATTATGCTATCAGGCAATCTAGATTCCATAATAGACCCGCTTATCACACACGCCCAAAGTGAAGCGATGAGTGCGAGTGAGTGA